The following proteins come from a genomic window of Nicotiana tomentosiformis chromosome 12, ASM39032v3, whole genome shotgun sequence:
- the LOC104108524 gene encoding uncharacterized protein: MDKGKAVMGMGRRWAVDFSDNSTSPSSRDIPDPLGFTRASQDQDDSTLSREKKNAEANWKSQKAWEVAQAPAKNLMMMGFMMWMAGSTVHLFSIGITVSALWQPLSALQGVGKVFEPYKDSKVDLLAPKLLFIALNLVGLGLGVWKLNTLGLLPTHASDWVSSLPPAQEVEYSGGGFL; encoded by the exons ATGGACAAAGGTAAAGCAGTGATGGGTATGGGCCGTAGATGGGCAGTGGACTTCTCCGATAATTCCACTTCTCCTTCCTCCCGCGATATACCTGATCCCCTTGGCTTCACTCGCGCTTCTCAAGATCag GATGATTCAACACTCAGTCGCGAAAAGAAGAATGCGGAAGCTAATTGGAAAAGCCAG AAAGCGTGGGAAGTGGCACAAGCACCTGCCAAGAATTTGATGATGATGGGTTTCATGATGTGGATGGCCGGAAGCACAGTTCATTTGTTTAGCATTGGTATCACAGTTTCAGCTCTATGGCAGCCTCTTAGTGCTCTTCAAGGAGTTGGGAAAG TTTTTGAGCCTTACAAGGACAGCAAAGTGGATCTTCTTGCTCCAAAGTTACTATTTATTGCACTCAATCTTGTGGGTTTAGGACTGGGCGTCTGGAAG CTTAACACTTTGGGTCTTCTTCCAACTCATGCGTCAGATTGGGTTTCATCTTTGCCACCTGCCCAG GAGGTTGAGTATTCCGGTGGAGGTTTCCTTTGA